GTAGTGGAACATTTGTTACTTGAAAACTACCATTAATTCCTGAGTATGTAATATGCCCTGACTTAATAACTCTATATTTTGGTAATTCATCTATCGATTTATAACCTCCCAACTCCTTTTCAGTCCATTGTACAAGCCAATCATCTTCTATATCATTGGCTATTAAATAAAGTCTATAGAAGGCTTTGTCCAAATTAATTTCTTCATTAACTAACTCTTTAATAATATTACTTTTTGCCATAAGATATCCTCTCCTAAAATAAAAAATCAAATCATGTAATTAACCACTAAAATTACCATTTTAACTCTAAATCAAATGTATAATTTTATATATCTATATACCTAAAATCAATAATTATTTTTCGTCATCTCTAGCTTTGATAACTTTCTCATGCTTGCAATACTCTTCCTACCATATTTCTAGCTCGTAAATTTAAGTAGATAATTACCTTAACTAATTCCTCCTCTGTTAAATTAATTATCCTAATATTATTTATATATTTAAAAACAAAATAATTACTTCTTCTTTTAGACAACTTAAAGTGACTCATAGTCTAGCATAATAATATAAAACTTATAATTATAAATCTACAGTTAAATCAATTTTCATTCCTTCATAAAGATATGTCTTGCTTATTGAAGCTATATCTTCTAATGAACCTATTTCAATGGGTTCTTCTAGAATATTTTTAATTTTAATATCATCTGTGTTTATAATTATTCTACCTTCACTTTGTGAACTAAATCTTATATCTTTAATAGCTAATTCTAATGGTGGTATTTGTCCAAAATCCCACCACGTATTATAATTAAAATCCAAGTAACTAACACGTGCAATAATTATTTCTTCTCTTTTTAAACCTAATTGCATTAATGCTTTAATTATTCTGTTTTCGAATTCTTTGTAATTATAAACAACTATTACAGCAGGTTTATCTTTTTCATCTAATTTTTTCACTTTGCAAGGTTCTAAATTATCCATAAAATCTCTAAAATATGATGCTGGTACCATTGTACTTAACCTATGTGTCCCTCCTACGTCAGGACATTTAAACATTTTATTTTTTAATATATAGAAACAAAAACAAGGTAATAACATATCCCTTTCACTTTTTAAGTAAATACTCCTATCAATTTTCATACGTTTTAATTTTGAATATTTCATATATTTTTCATTAAGTTCTTTGATATGTTCCAAATCATAAAGCATATCAAACATTGCCATTGTACCTTCAAATTTGTCACCACGCCCCTCACTATTTTCAATAGCATATTTAACCCAAGAATCTGGCGTATTGAATTTAATCTGTCCTTTGTTTAAAAAACTTTCAGCATATTGTACTGTAGTGCAGCGAAACATTGCAAAAAAATTTTCTGGATTTGCCCATTTAACCTCTTTTTTCAAAATACCACCTCTATATAAATATTTTTTTAATATACTGTTAAAGTTTACCTTTAATCTGTCCTAGTGCTTGTTTAGTATATTACCAGCTCTTTATCCTTAAACTTATTAAGTAAATTATGTGTTTTCTACGTTCCTCAATATTATATTCTTTGTATTACTCTCTTATATACTGAAAATCATTATAAAATAATAAAAACTTACCTTTAACTTGCCCTAAAGCTTTTTCTATGCCTTATATAGTCCCTTCTGTAACTTGTACCTGATTGTATTTTTCTGTACCATAATTAAAATGGGATCAAGATATAAAACTATTATAATACTTGTTTATTTCATATACTACTAATCAGTGATTATGTATGTCTTAAATATATTTTTTGTTAGAATTGTTTTTTAGGGATTACAGATATAACTCTTATATATAGGTGAAGTATTAATAACTTACCTCTATAAATCATCCTCTAAATCTATATCAAATTCCTCCTTTGTTGCTATGCATAACTCAGAATAACTATCAAATTCCTCAAAATAGTACTTTAGAAAAGAACCCTTTGTTTGATGTCTCAAATAATCACCGTCTAATTTCATTATCCCATATTTTTCTGAAAACTCTACATATGAAGGAAATGCAATTGTAGAGATGCCAATTAATTCCTCATACTCTTTTTTAGATATACGTTCACCATTTTGACATATGTTAAAATAAATTTCTATGTAATTACTACGTTCCGAGCTAATTATGTCCATTAAGTCATTAATAGCAATAGTTCTAAGCCATTCTCCAAATAGACTTTCTTTATCTTCACTTGTATCAGGTGTATCACCATTTTCAAATACCCAATTACAATATTTGTCAATCATATCAAAAATTGCTCTAGTATTTCCTTTTAGTATTCTATATAAAGAAATAAATTCTTCTTCCTCAAATGGCAAATAATAATCGTCAGTTGAGAAAACATCAATTCTTATATCTAATACTTTTGGAATATCTTCAATACTTAATGGATTTACATTTATTGGATCGTATATATACCCTTGAAGTCGTTGAGATCTGACAAGACTTCTAAATATGTTATTTGCTCCACATAAAACCCATTTTGTTCCTGGTATATTAAAAACTGTATCTCTCATTTGCTCTAAAAGGTATCTTGCTTTTTCATCGCTTCTAATCAACTCAAGATTATCTATAATACAAACAATTCCACTATTCTCAAACTCCCTAAAGCTGTCTTCAAGAAAATTTACTATTAAGCTATAAAATCCATCTTCACTAAATACCTGTGTATCATTCAATTCTTTACTTCTGCCAGTGTCAAGTCCACAACCAAGTATAGATAACCCACCATTAACTGAAGTAACCGTCTCAGGATCAAAGAATTTCCCAATAGTATGTTTCATCTTATTATTAACAAACTCACAATTACATACTATCGTTTCAGCTAGTTTTAAAAGCACTGACTTTCTGAAGGTATTAATATCTTCATCAGATGACAATTGAAATATATCTATACAAGGCACTTGAATACCTTCATTAGTTTTATTAATTTCATCATACATTTTAAATAAAGCAACATTGACTAGACTAGTTTTGCCAATTCCAACATCACCTTCAACTGTAACAATTTTATTTGTATACTTTAAACGACTAATAATCTTACATATTTCTTTTTCTCTTCCAATCAATAAACGTTCTCCATAAAAATCACGACCTAAAGGTTTATGATTAAATGGTGGATTATTAAATCCCCAATTATTATAAATATTCATATACTACCCCTTTCTGTTTACAAACTTTATATTTTTTACACAACATTCATAATTACAAAACATAGTATTTTTTATTATACTTAATCTTGTTATATTACCCCAAATTATTTATTGCCGTAACCAGATTTTCCATCTACTCCACATCCAACGTTAATTAAAATATAAGAAGTAATTATCAACTTTATATATTATAACATATATTTATTTAGGATATTAAAATATCTTATAATATAACATCAATTTTTAAGATTTTATGCAATAAAAATAGCCTATGTCTATTTTCATAGGCATAGGTTGGTTATTAATAATTTGTTACTATTAATTCATTATATTGCTGCTCTTTATCTACAATTTGTCCTAAAGCTTATTTTAGTATAGTGTTCAAAAATTATTTTAATTATTATCTACTGCCGCAAACAGACTTTACATAACTCATATCCTTCTCTAATAGCATCTTGTATAGTTTCAAATTCTTTAAATCCAATTTTATTTGATTTAATTAACCACTCACAATTATAACGATGTAGTTTTTTGGATTTACAATTTCCATAAAATTTACCCTTTTTTACTTCTATTTTTGTAAACATTTTATTAATTTTACCCTCTGAGTTAATCAGTATAATATCACTTGAAGCAAGTTTAACAACATCACTACCATTATTATCTTTACCAAAGCGCACTTCAAAACCATTTTTAATTAAATGCCTTTTATATGTCATGGGAGTTCGGTTACATTTATTTCCTCTAATATATTCAAATCTCTCTATTACACCAAATTTTTTCATAAGTTTTCTCTCTTTATTTTCACTAATAACCTTATGAACAGAGCCAACTATAATTGAACCCATAAGTAGTAACTCCAGCATTTTATCACCATCTTAAACACTTTAATTCGGTATCATTTTTTTTATTTACAAACCATATAATATATTATCAACGTGTAAGCAAACTTTTATATATACTAATTTTACTTTGCTTTTTTTAGTTTTTTTAGAACTTTAAAGTCATCAATTATAAAATCTTCCATCCTGTATACTATATTAAGTAATGAATCTATCATATAATTAATGAAATAATCCAATGATAGCTTATACCCTAAACATTCAACAAAACATTTTTCTTTTGCTGAATCTGTTCTATATTCTGCATAATAAACATTTAAATTCTTTTGATGTACAATTTGATCTCTAACAGCACGCCCTTTTGATGATCCACATAGAACTTTAAGCCAACTAAATTGATTTTCATCCTCTTTGTCAAATAAATTCTTGAATCCATTTAATGCCTTGTTATCTATCTTATGAATAGATTTAATAAACTTATTAAAGCTATCAACTCTCACAGTCATAATAGGTTCCAATAATATTTTCCCTAAAAAAGTAGCTAATATGTCTAATGCTGCTCTTGAAAATAAAATTAATGACTCTGCATAAAATACAATGTCTATTTCTTCTTCTCCAAATAGTGCTGGACATTCTTTATTTTGAGAAAGAATAAAATTAAATTCTTTATCAATTGCTTTTTGACCAGCATGTATAGCCATTATAAGCTTTGAGCAACTATTCTCTATCTTTATATTTAAGTAATCCAATTCGTCTTTTTCAATTATAGAGGAAATCTTTTCACTATTTAATAAGCACTCAATTCTTCTAAATGGTTCTCTCCTATTTTTAAAATAATTGAAATTATATCCATATATTAAATCTAAATTCATATCAACATCTCCTAATTTTAATCATCCAAAATCGTTAGTTTTTTAATCATTGAATATTATCTTTATATACGATCAATCACATTTTAACCTTACTTGTTTATTGTTTAATCTATAACTGTACACTTCCTTAATATCTCTATGTTTTTTATTACTTCTTCGGTATATCGGCAATATTTTTTCCATATTTTTATAGTTTTTTGTACGATGTCTTCATACTTTAAAGATTCTTCCTGTAGTCCACCAATTTGCATCCATTTAGCATTTCTATATTTTTCAAGTCCTTCTTTTACATCCTGTAAACTGGAATATTTATTAGCAGATTTATTTATAATTTGATATGCTGTTTCTACAGTATTCTTAGGTTCAATTGTTTTTTTGAATATTCCTGTACCAAATGAATCGATAGGAACACTACAAGCATGAATAAATTTATTTCTAATACGATTTATTTCACTCCCAATTTGTTCTATATTTTTAAAATATTTTTTTATACATTTTAATTCTTCTTCACTTAAGTATTTAAGTTCTTGAATTTCTTCGTATTCTATTCTTTTAAGATAACTTGATACTATCTTAAAATTAATCCAATCATACTCAACAATAACATACTTTTTTTTATACTTTTTATTTACTTTTCTGTCCAAAGCTTCATAAAACAGATATCCTATTTTATCTTTAAATGAAAATAAATCGTTTAAAACTATTTTTAGATAGATTAACCTTTGAAACTCTAATTCCCCATAATTTGGTTCCTGTTTCATTAATGTATCATAGGCAATAGATGAAGCTAAACATACTTTTATTTCATAACTAAGATTGCATATTTCTAGTATCCATCCATTTATATTTACTAAAGACAAATTTTTAAAGTCTATCACATTTTTAACACTTATTCTTAATTCTGGTATATTATATGATTTATTCTTTCTTAAATTATAAAATTTTTCTTGCATACTGATAAAATCTTCTAGTGCCATAAATTTAACCTCATTATTTATTTTTCACACATTTTTTTATTACATTATTATAATATCAGAACATTGATGTTTATTCAACAAAAAGAGCCTACAAAACTATTTTTTCATAGTATGTAGGCTAAAACGTTACTTATCTAGTATTTTTTTCTGAGTTAATTGCTTTATAATCTCATTACCAAATACAGCTATAGCAGCAATAATTACAGATTGTATTACTGCAGTTACAATTACTACTGGTGTAAACTTACCCTCTACTACTACACCCATATAAATAATAGTAATAAATAAGCTTACACCTAATAAAATAATAGGTATAAGCCATTCAGCTTTAAATGCTGGTACTTTCTTTAGGAATAATCCAAAACAATATAAGAATACTATTAAACCAAATAATTCGGGTCTTACAAAACTAATTATTGCGTTCCAATCCATGTTAATCTCTCCAATCTTTTCTATTATTATTTACATCTTAACTAAACAAGTCTTTAGTCTTACATTATATCTAACAAATTCGCTACTACTGTTGCCAATTCTGCTCTTGTAACTGTTAAGTTAGGTTTAAATTCCCCATCTGGAAAACCTTCCATTATTCC
The window above is part of the Vallitalea guaymasensis genome. Proteins encoded here:
- a CDS encoding phage holin family protein; amino-acid sequence: MDWNAIISFVRPELFGLIVFLYCFGLFLKKVPAFKAEWLIPIILLGVSLFITIIYMGVVVEGKFTPVVIVTAVIQSVIIAAIAVFGNEIIKQLTQKKILDK